A single window of Psychrobacter raelei DNA harbors:
- the rplU gene encoding 50S ribosomal protein L21: MYAVIKSGGKQHRVNVDELLKVELLKAEKGETIKIEDVLMVVDGDDYKIGQPVVEGASVEAEVVEHGRGKKIRIVKHKRRKHYHKEQGHRQWYTLLKIKAINV; this comes from the coding sequence ATGTACGCAGTTATTAAAAGTGGTGGTAAACAGCATCGTGTAAACGTTGATGAACTACTAAAAGTTGAGCTACTTAAAGCTGAAAAAGGCGAGACCATTAAAATTGAAGACGTATTAATGGTTGTTGATGGCGATGATTATAAAATTGGTCAGCCAGTTGTTGAAGGCGCAAGCGTTGAAGCTGAAGTAGTAGAGCACGGTCGCGGCAAAAAAATCCGTATCGTTAAGCACAAGCGTCGTAAGCATTATCACAAAGAGCAAGGCCACCGTCAGTGGTACACGCTTCTTAAAATCAAAGCGATTAATGTTTAA
- the rpmA gene encoding 50S ribosomal protein L27: protein MAHKKAAGSTRNGRDSNPKMLGVKVFGGQDVVAGNIIVRQRGTEFHAGAGVGMGRDHTLFALTDGVVKFDTKGKFNRRYVSVQEA from the coding sequence ATGGCACATAAAAAAGCCGCAGGTTCAACTCGTAACGGTCGTGACTCTAACCCAAAAATGCTTGGCGTAAAAGTATTTGGTGGTCAAGATGTTGTGGCAGGTAATATCATCGTTCGTCAACGTGGTACTGAATTCCACGCAGGCGCTGGCGTAGGCATGGGTCGTGACCATACTCTATTCGCTTTAACTGATGGTGTTGTTAAGTTCGACACTAAAGGTAAATTCAACCGTCGTTACGTTTCTGTTCAAGAAGCCTAA
- the queE gene encoding 7-carboxy-7-deazaguanine synthase QueE has translation MTQNTPLRSQAIPVTDPEAGLRMTEIFYSLQGEALTAGLPTVFVRLTGCPLRCVYCDTTYSFTGGERLSLEAIMADIAQYPCKRICLTGGEPLAQPNAIPLMQRLLDEGYEISLETAGALSVADVPAAVSKVMDIKTPSSGESDKNLWSNLEYLTQHDQLKFVIMNRSDYDWSKQKLAEHNLDKVVGTVWFSPMFNVHDDAQGDVAAVDVLNLARELAEWILADALPVRLQLQLHKIIWADAKGK, from the coding sequence ATGACTCAAAATACACCGCTGCGTAGCCAAGCCATTCCTGTTACTGATCCAGAAGCCGGCTTACGCATGACTGAGATTTTCTACTCCCTGCAGGGTGAAGCGCTTACCGCAGGCCTACCCACAGTATTTGTACGCCTAACGGGCTGCCCATTACGCTGCGTGTATTGTGACACCACCTACTCTTTCACAGGCGGTGAGCGTCTGTCTTTAGAGGCGATTATGGCCGATATCGCTCAGTACCCTTGTAAGCGCATCTGTCTAACCGGTGGCGAGCCGCTAGCACAGCCCAATGCCATACCACTGATGCAAAGACTGCTTGATGAGGGTTATGAGATTTCTTTAGAAACTGCTGGCGCTTTATCAGTGGCAGACGTGCCTGCTGCCGTCAGTAAGGTGATGGATATTAAGACGCCCAGTAGCGGTGAGTCGGATAAGAATCTATGGTCGAACTTAGAGTACTTAACCCAGCACGATCAGCTAAAATTTGTGATTATGAATCGCAGCGATTACGACTGGTCCAAACAAAAATTGGCCGAGCACAATTTGGATAAAGTGGTGGGCACTGTCTGGTTCTCCCCTATGTTTAATGTCCATGATGATGCTCAAGGCGATGTGGCAGCAGTAGATGTGCTCAATTTAGCGCGAGAACTTGCTGAATGGATATTGGCAGATGCCCTACCAGTAAGACTTCAGTTACAGCTACACAAAATCATTTGGGCCGATGCCAAAGGCAAATAA
- the lolA gene encoding outer membrane lipoprotein chaperone LolA, whose translation MQNSVNPKNKTTKMMKNIMGTALSGALIFGMPIIAVSQAAQAATAADNLTAAKRLNALLANTKSMTANFTQTTKGANGGKSGLSAKNGTFSGNMSLQRPNKFRWNITSPFEQQIVTDGSAMWVYDKDLQQATRQNADQQLGNTPALLLSGDPSKIASNFKITQPDAKKNYYVLYPKASGSNFNSLAVSFNGGKPIMMVLNDSLGQVTSIKFSNVKVNPSINSSQFKFTPPKGVDIINQ comes from the coding sequence ATGCAAAATTCAGTGAATCCTAAAAACAAAACAACAAAAATGATGAAAAATATTATGGGCACCGCGTTATCAGGTGCACTTATCTTTGGCATGCCGATAATCGCAGTGTCACAAGCAGCACAGGCGGCGACAGCAGCGGATAACTTAACTGCAGCCAAGCGTTTAAACGCGCTATTGGCTAATACTAAGAGCATGACGGCAAACTTCACTCAGACCACTAAAGGTGCCAATGGCGGCAAAAGTGGCCTCAGCGCAAAAAATGGTACTTTTTCAGGTAATATGAGTCTGCAACGCCCAAATAAATTCCGCTGGAACATCACCTCACCGTTTGAACAGCAAATCGTGACCGATGGTAGTGCCATGTGGGTATATGATAAGGACTTACAGCAAGCGACCCGTCAAAATGCCGATCAGCAATTGGGTAATACCCCAGCTTTACTGCTATCAGGCGACCCAAGTAAAATTGCCAGCAATTTTAAAATCACTCAGCCTGATGCCAAAAAGAACTATTATGTCCTTTATCCAAAAGCCAGCGGCAGTAACTTTAACAGTCTAGCGGTGAGCTTCAATGGTGGCAAACCCATTATGATGGTACTTAATGACTCTTTGGGCCAAGTGACCTCTATTAAATTTAGCAATGTAAAAGTTAACCCAAGCATTAATAGCAGCCAGTTTAAGTTTACGCCGCCTAAAGGTGTCGACATTATTAATCAGTAA
- a CDS encoding multidrug resistance efflux transporter family protein: MVRLIVITLIASAFFSSTYILNELMSNVGGHWFWSASLRYLFTLLILTLVIAAQHGMRRIGELWRLFTDHWIFWILTGSIGFGVFYAGLCYAADHVSGWVVAATFMFTVVASLLVLMAFGHRFHKKLIAYAALLLLGVILVNLSEALSAPAGMIIDIPLSHVVLYGALPCLIASFSYPIGSQLVWQASYNARVINSQRANQAQKISQLQFWSVDSDFQPLTTLAPRIISLNMADYFYENNCVIESQPLPQSKLSRAISLIPSIDTKLLRNSFNKVWLMTLGSAPFWFVLAAVVQPELPDILQITNTLVVALLSGVIATSLFLFARERAQTSSEVAGVDATQASEVIFALIGGMVFLNNPMPSFIGLTGIAVIMIGLILFAKNG, encoded by the coding sequence ATGGTCAGGCTGATTGTTATTACCTTAATCGCCAGTGCATTTTTTAGCTCAACTTATATTCTAAATGAGCTAATGAGCAATGTTGGCGGACATTGGTTTTGGTCCGCCAGTTTACGCTATTTATTTACCTTGCTTATTTTGACGCTTGTCATCGCAGCTCAACATGGTATGAGGCGTATTGGCGAGCTTTGGCGACTGTTTACCGATCACTGGATATTTTGGATACTCACCGGCAGTATTGGCTTTGGTGTTTTTTATGCTGGGCTATGTTATGCCGCAGATCATGTCAGTGGCTGGGTGGTTGCCGCTACCTTTATGTTCACTGTTGTGGCAAGCTTATTGGTACTTATGGCTTTTGGCCACCGCTTTCACAAAAAGCTTATCGCTTATGCTGCACTGCTTTTACTGGGTGTCATTCTAGTGAATCTCAGTGAAGCCCTGTCCGCTCCGGCAGGTATGATTATTGATATTCCGTTATCTCATGTTGTGCTTTATGGCGCCCTGCCTTGCCTTATCGCCTCTTTTAGTTACCCCATAGGCAGTCAATTGGTCTGGCAGGCCTCTTACAATGCTCGGGTTATTAACTCACAACGGGCCAACCAAGCCCAAAAAATTAGCCAGCTACAATTTTGGTCAGTGGACAGTGACTTTCAGCCTCTGACCACACTTGCGCCCAGAATTATCTCGCTAAATATGGCCGATTATTTTTATGAAAACAACTGTGTGATTGAGTCGCAGCCGCTACCGCAGTCAAAGCTGTCTCGAGCCATTAGTCTTATTCCAAGCATAGATACTAAGTTACTGCGCAACTCTTTTAACAAGGTTTGGCTAATGACGCTAGGCAGCGCTCCTTTTTGGTTTGTTTTAGCTGCCGTGGTACAGCCAGAGTTACCAGACATCCTTCAGATAACAAATACACTCGTGGTGGCTTTATTATCAGGAGTGATTGCGACTAGTCTGTTCTTGTTCGCGCGTGAGCGGGCTCAAACTTCCAGTGAAGTTGCGGGGGTGGATGCCACTCAGGCCAGCGAGGTGATCTTTGCCTTGATAGGCGGCATGGTATTTTTAAACAATCCCATGCCTTCTTTTATCGGGCTTACAGGTATAGCCGTTATTATGATAGGGTTGATTTTATTTGCAAAAAATGGATAA
- a CDS encoding TetR/AcrR family transcriptional regulator, translating to MNSKVSCAPQKRSEQKRSRETKCKIIKAALAEFASAGFEGVSTRAIASRAGVNHTLITHHFGTKEDLWKAAAAAIFDTYLSESEKYRQSLGRLEQIEVVRELLKHYINFSAEFPDFHRFMIQANHGDSELLNWFTDEYISPYADSELDLLQQAQKLGLMPEGDSLHVRYLFIGAVNSIFTFAPQFRRLSATDPFSKQVVERHVEYVLSLFSGKKL from the coding sequence ATGAATTCAAAAGTAAGCTGTGCTCCGCAAAAACGCTCAGAGCAAAAGCGTTCACGTGAGACCAAATGCAAAATCATTAAAGCGGCACTTGCTGAGTTTGCGTCTGCTGGGTTTGAGGGTGTATCAACCCGTGCCATTGCCAGTAGAGCGGGAGTGAATCATACGTTAATCACTCATCACTTCGGCACCAAAGAAGATCTGTGGAAAGCGGCAGCTGCTGCTATATTTGACACTTATCTAAGCGAGTCAGAAAAGTACCGACAAAGCCTTGGCCGTCTTGAGCAAATTGAAGTGGTTCGAGAATTACTCAAGCATTATATTAACTTTAGTGCAGAATTTCCGGACTTTCATCGCTTTATGATTCAAGCCAATCATGGCGACTCTGAGTTATTAAATTGGTTCACTGATGAATATATCAGTCCTTATGCCGACTCTGAGTTAGATCTATTACAGCAGGCTCAAAAATTGGGCTTAATGCCAGAAGGGGATAGCTTGCACGTTCGATACTTATTTATAGGGGCAGTAAATTCTATATTCACCTTTGCCCCACAATTTAGGAGATTATCAGCAACAGACCCTTTTTCTAAGCAAGTAGTAGAGCGCCATGTGGAGTATGTGCTGTCACTATTTTCTGGAAAAAAGTTGTAA